Proteins encoded by one window of Clupea harengus unplaced genomic scaffold, Ch_v2.0.2, whole genome shotgun sequence:
- the LOC122130599 gene encoding respirasome Complex Assembly Factor 1-like, translated as MTNSSKKKEEVHLANGGVKQSTWSKAFNCNAIWEEKDEFLDVIYWIRQIIAIILGVIWGIAPLKGFLGLAIFCIINAGVLYLYFSSFQQVDEEEYGGTWELTKEGFMTSFALFLVVWIIFYTALHYD; from the exons ATGACGAACAgctcaaaaaagaaagaagaagttCATCTCGCCAACGGTGGAGTGAAGCAGTCCACATGGAGCAAAGCCTTCAATTGTAACGCTATATGGGAAGAGAAG GATGAGTTCTTGGATGTGATCTACTGGATCAGGCAAATCATTGCAATTATTCTCGGAGTAATATGGGGTATTGCACCGCTGAAAGGATTTCTGGGATTAGCAAT aTTCTGCATCATCAATGCAGGTGTCCTGTACCTTTACTTCAGCAGCTTCCAGCAGGTAGACGAAGAGGAGTATGGCGGCACATGGGAGCTGACCAAAGAAGGATTTATGACATCATTTGCATTATTCCTG GTGGTATGGATTATCTTTTACACGGCATTACACTATGACTGA